GAGTCGAGAATTGGTCTTGTTCATTTCATTCCGAGCCTGATTCGCGATTCGTGATGATACTACGCCCGAACTGTTGACCCTGGCAAGATGTTTCTTTGTCCAGCCTCTCTCATCCGTCTGCTTCGTCCTTCCCTTTCCACTTCGACTTGCACTTCTCTCGTAGAGCAACGCGTGTGCCAGGCTCTGTCGAATCGAGGTCCATCCGTGCGCGCGGGCGGAGCGAGCGCTGGAATCGCCCGCCGGACGGGAGGATGAAGCCGCTGGCGGGTCGCGGGGCGCGGCGGTGGCGGCCACGTTCCGCCGGCCGCCCGGCCTCGGCGGGGGAATTCGTCCACGTCGGGGGCAAGAAGATTTTCCTCGAGCGGGGGGAGGAGTCAGCTCAGAGGCTGTACTTCCGGCAGAGGTACTTCATCTGGTCCTTCTTGAGACCCAGCAGAGCGGCGGCCTCGGTCTTGACGCCGCCGGAGCGGCGGAGGGCCTCCTCGAGCAGCCCTCGCTCGAAGTTCTCCACCTGACTCTCCCAGAGGATTCCCTCGCCGACACTGGACGGGACGGCGGCGGAATTCGAATGGGTCCGGCGCACGATGTGCTCCGGAAGCTGCTCGGGGCCGATCTGCTCTCCATCGGCCAGCAGCGAGAGGCTTTCCATCAGGTGCTCGAGCTCGCGGACGTTTCCCGGCCAGGCGTACGCCTGGAGGGACGCGATCGCCGGCTCGGTCAGCCGGCGGGCCGGCGCGCCGTTGTCGCGGCAGAACCTGACGAGGAACTTCTCCGCGAGGAGCCCCACGTCGGATCCGCGCGCGCGGAGAGGGGGCAGATCGAGCCTCACGACGTTGATCCGGTAGTAGAGGTCCTGCCGGAACTTGCGGGCGGCCACGTCCTCCTCGAGATCCTGGTTGGTCGCCGCGACGAGACGGAAGTCGACGGTGATCGTCTCCTTTCCGCCGACGCGCTCGAACCGCCGTGACTCCAGCACACGGAGCAGCTTGGCCTGCACGGCGAGGGTGAGCGTCCCGATCTCGTCGAGGAACAGGGTGCCCCCGTGCGCCATCTCGAAGCGTCCCTCGCGACGGCGATCGGCGCCCGTGAACGCCCCCTTCTCGTGTCCGAACAGCTCGTCCTCGACGAGGTTTTCGGGCAGGGCGGAGCAGTTCAGGGCGATGAAGGCGCTCTTGCGCCGGGGGGAGTTGAAATGGACGGCGCGGGCGACGAGCTCCTTGCCCGTTCCACTCTCCCCCCGGATGATCACGGTCGCCGTGCTGTCGGCGACCTTCCGGATGGATGCCTTGAGGCACTCCATCGGCGGGCTCAGGCCGACGAGCGCCGAGAAATCGTAACGTCGTTCGAGCTCGGTCTGGAGGCGGGTGAGGTCGCGATCCATCCGGCGGCGATCGAGCGCGCGCCGCACGATGACCTGGAGCTCGCGGGAGTCGATCGGCTTGGTGAAGAAGTCGTAGGCCCCACGTTCGGCCGCGCGAAGGCACGTGTCGCGGTCCCCGTCCCCGCTCATGGCGAGCACGAGAGTCTCCGGGGCCTGGGCCCGGACCGCGTCGAGCGCGCGCAGGCCCTCGTCAATCGTCTCGGTGTCCGGCGGCAGGTGCATGTCGACGAGGACGACATCCACCTCGCGCGCTCCGAGGATCTCGAGGGCCGGGTCGCGGCCATCGGCCTCGAGCACCTCGTAGGTCGAGTCGAAGACGCGGATCAACTCCCGGCGAATGAAGGGGTCGTCCTCGATGATGAGGATGCAGTTCCGGCGTGGGGTCATTCCCGGTTCAGGCCCCGCTCCGGCCGGCTCGACGCAGCCGATCGATGATGTCGCCGAGAAGCCGCGTCGTGTCCAGGAGCATCTCCCGGGCGTCGTCCCGGGCCTTCGGGTCCTGGAGACGGTCGTGGAAGGAGTCGGTCAGGAGTGTCAGCCGGTATCGCACGTTGTTGAGATCGTGCGCCGCGGCGCGCAGCGCCCGATGAACGCCTTCCGGCGCGGGACCGGAATCCGGCTCGACGACAGCCATGCTCCTACCCCCGGAGAATGAGTCGGCGGGAATATCCCCGGAGATGCGGAGCATGTCAAGAAGGAGTTGACCTGAAGTCGGGAATACCGAATCAGGAGCGGGGCAGGGGCTGTTTGGCGACGAAGCGCGTGACGAGCCCGAGGAATCCCGCGATGAGCAGGGCGCCGAGGCCGACGCTCAGAACGAGTGAGGAAAGGATCAGCGTCACCATGAGAATCGTTTCCATCCGCCCGGCCTCCGCCAGATGTGTCCGTACTTGTTCGTCGGTTCCGTCGTAACAATCGTCAGCGCGGTCGGCAAGATGGACGTGTTTTCGTGCCATGTCAAGGGGTTAGACAGAAATAAGCCGCGACGGGCTCGAGGGAGCCCGTCGCGGCATGCCGTGGTGAATACCGGGGTGACGACCGAGGGTCAGCGGGCGGCGACTTTTCGTCCGCGCGCGCGCGCCGACTTCTTGTGCTTGCCTTCGAGCTTGGCGTACAGCTTCGTGAGGCTCTCCTCGAATTCCTTCCGGAGTTCCTTGTCGCGCAGGATGTCGTTGATGGCGAGGAGCGACGCATCGAGCTTGAAGATGTGACCGCGGATGGCCTCGAGGCTGTTCGCGCGCATGAAGACGGGGCGCCGTCCCTTGCCCTTCTCCGATCTTTCCGAGGCGTCCTCGACGTATTCCTTCCCCTGGTCATAGAGGGTCGACGTCTTCATCCGATCCACGCCCTGGTCGAGCAGGGCCTTGTAGACCGCGTAGTGGATCTCGAGTGCGGCGCTCAGCGCGCGGCGCGTTTCACGGGAGAAGTCCTTGATGCGCTGCGCAATTTCCTCGATGCTCAGCTTCTCGAAGTCCTCCTTCTCGGCTTTCTGGATCGCCTCGACGGTCGAGTTGATCGTCTCGAGGGCCGATCCGAGCGACTCGCGATCTTCCTCGCTGTAGTCGCGGAACTTGAACGCGAGCTCGTAGATCTCGCGCGGGACGCGCGGCATCTCGGGGGAACCGCTCTCCCAGTGACGGCCGGTGAGAATCCACTCGACCGTGGTGTTGCCGATCTTGGCGAGCTCCAGCAGCCTCTTCGGCTCGGGAAGGACGCCGCGCTCGTACATGTGGATGGCGGGTTGCGTCGCTCCGATGAGCTCCGCGAGCTGCCACTGCCGGAGCCCTGCTTCTTTTCGCAGGCGCTTGATGCGGGCGCCGATGTCGCGCTTTTCGTTGTCGTCGACGGGGGTTCTTTTCATTTGCTCCTCGGTGCGGGACGTGTGTGTCGTTCGAGAATGTCGTCGTGATGACTGACTCCGTGGACATCATAAGTTGGGGACATGCTGGATTTCAATAGAATTCTCCAAGAATCTTGCGAGCCCCCGGCCTCGCCCGGTGTGGCTTTTCGCGTTGGACGACCCGTCGCGTGGAAGTGATTCAATGCGTGAGCGTTGCAGGATTCCCGCGCGCCGCGACCGGGCGTTGATGGCCGGGAATCGGAGTGATACGATTGCGACCTTCCTTCGCGATGGTGGGACCGCCGCCATCGCGAAATCTCCACCCGCCACGGAAGGAGAGAGGCATGACGGCACCGAGGCCGATCCGCGCGCGATTTCGCCCGGATGAGATTCAGGATCTGCTCGGCTCGATGACCGATCGGAGCGATCTCGAGAGGCTCTTCGGTCGCAGCGTGGGGCTCGGCAGCCTCGTGAAACTGATGGGGCGCCACGTCAGCCGGGAGGAGGTGCACGCTCTCCTCCAGAGCCCCCGACTGGAAGACGATCTCAGGAAGCTCCTCAAATAGCCGCCCAATGGGCGCCGATCCAGCCCTCATCGCGGCACATCCCCAGGAATGCGTCGAGGCTCTTTGCCTCGTCGGGTCCGAGCCGGTAGTGGATGTTGCGCGTCAGGTAGCTGAGGATCTCAACGGCGCTGAGCGCGTGCCGGAACGCGGCCCGCGCCGCCGATTCCTCGAGCCCGGCGAGCCCGGCCGCGAGGCCCGCCTCGAGAACCGGCTCGGCGCGGCGCGCGCCGACTTCGTCGTTCGCGGCCCAGACCGCGAAGACGAACGGCATCCCCGTGAACGCATTCCACATCGCCGCCAGGTCGTGCACCTCGACGCGCGGGACCCTCGCCGCGAGCGCCGCATCCCCAATGAGCAGAGCCGCGTCGCACCGGCCGAGCATCACGTCGGGGTTCGCCTCCATCGGGTGACAGGCGGGCCGGACGCCGTGGACGCGTGCGAGGAGAAGGCGCAGAAGCGCCACGCTCGTGCGCGAGTTGGCGTCGACCGCGACGTCCGCCAGCCGATCGAGCGGCCGCTTCGACAGCAGCAGGACCGATCGCACCTCCGCTCTCGACGCGATGCCGAAATCATGCACGCGGCGGGAGCCGGGGAGTCTGGCCCACTCGATCGATGGCACGAGCGCCGCCGTCACCTCGCCCCGTGCGAGCCGCTCCGCGCAGCGGAACGGCGGATCGAGGAGG
This window of the Acidobacteriota bacterium genome carries:
- a CDS encoding sigma-54-dependent Fis family transcriptional regulator; amino-acid sequence: MTPRRNCILIIEDDPFIRRELIRVFDSTYEVLEADGRDPALEILGAREVDVVLVDMHLPPDTETIDEGLRALDAVRAQAPETLVLAMSGDGDRDTCLRAAERGAYDFFTKPIDSRELQVIVRRALDRRRMDRDLTRLQTELERRYDFSALVGLSPPMECLKASIRKVADSTATVIIRGESGTGKELVARAVHFNSPRRKSAFIALNCSALPENLVEDELFGHEKGAFTGADRRREGRFEMAHGGTLFLDEIGTLTLAVQAKLLRVLESRRFERVGGKETITVDFRLVAATNQDLEEDVAARKFRQDLYYRINVVRLDLPPLRARGSDVGLLAEKFLVRFCRDNGAPARRLTEPAIASLQAYAWPGNVRELEHLMESLSLLADGEQIGPEQLPEHIVRRTHSNSAAVPSSVGEGILWESQVENFERGLLEEALRRSGGVKTEAAALLGLKKDQMKYLCRKYSL
- a CDS encoding helix-turn-helix domain-containing protein: MKRTPVDDNEKRDIGARIKRLRKEAGLRQWQLAELIGATQPAIHMYERGVLPEPKRLLELAKIGNTTVEWILTGRHWESGSPEMPRVPREIYELAFKFRDYSEEDRESLGSALETINSTVEAIQKAEKEDFEKLSIEEIAQRIKDFSRETRRALSAALEIHYAVYKALLDQGVDRMKTSTLYDQGKEYVEDASERSEKGKGRRPVFMRANSLEAIRGHIFKLDASLLAINDILRDKELRKEFEESLTKLYAKLEGKHKKSARARGRKVAAR
- a CDS encoding menaquinone biosynthesis protein, with protein sequence MSFLNALPYVEGFRKLPEAERPRVLLDPPFRCAERLARGEVTAALVPSIEWARLPGSRRVHDFGIASRAEVRSVLLLSKRPLDRLADVAVDANSRTSVALLRLLLARVHGVRPACHPMEANPDVMLGRCDAALLIGDAALAARVPRVEVHDLAAMWNAFTGMPFVFAVWAANDEVGARRAEPVLEAGLAAGLAGLEESAARAAFRHALSAVEILSYLTRNIHYRLGPDEAKSLDAFLGMCRDEGWIGAHWAAI